In Plasmodium falciparum 3D7 genome assembly, chromosome: 13, the following are encoded in one genomic region:
- a CDS encoding PH domain-containing protein, putative, translated as MEKTEEHECNNIPCEIYDKDHLDFRDDFLLCSTCPNISPYHKEGYLSKKFSNSWCGFKKRWFVLRNNKLYYYKNEKSLRPSGVLDLDIINMNLYIAFNHEKIKIIKKSNHI; from the exons atGGAAAAAACAGAAGAACACGAGTGCAATAATATTCCATGcgaaatatatgataag GATCATTTAGATTTTCGGGAtgattttcttttatgttCGACATGTCCTAACATTTCACCA TATCATAAGGAAGGATATTTGTCGAAGAAATTTTCCAATTCTTGGTGcggttttaaaaaaagatggTTTGTCTtgagaaataataaattatattactatAAGAATGAAAAAAGTTTAAGACCTTCTGGAGTCTTGGATCTAGATATCATTAATATGAATCTATAT ATTGCATTCAATCacgagaaaataaaaatcataaaaaaatcCAATCATATTTAA
- a CDS encoding Fe-S assembly protein IscX, putative yields MISGNIKKYSHFALKNGRIFNFFFKTYRKVTYCYKNNFQISSILLKFPPRNKRYFSNNDSNINKLPLHWENAEDIADMLFEEYRNIDPLTLRFEQLENMIIDTVVKKNKRQLNGHCNEGVLENIQMNWLEKYNEEND; encoded by the coding sequence atgatatcaggaaatataaagaaatattcaCATTTTGCTTTAAAGAATGGTAGAATTTTCAACTTTTTCTTCAAAACTTATAGAAAGGTAACatattgttataaaaataattttcagATTTCATcgattttattaaaatttccACCTAGAAATAAAAGATACTTTagtaataatgatagtaatataaataaattaccTTTACATTGGGAAAATGCAGAAGATATAGCTGATATGCTTTTTGAggaatatagaaatatagaTCCTCTAACGTTAAGATTTGAACAACtagaaaatatgataatagacactgttgtaaaaaaaaataaacgaCAATTAAATGGACATTGTAACGAAGGTGTTTTAGAAAATATTCAAATGAATTGgctagaaaaatataatgaagagAATGATTAA
- a CDS encoding PH domain-containing protein, putative: MEKTEEHECNNIPCEIYDKDHLDFRDDFLLCSTCPNISPYHKEGYLSKKFSNSWCGFKKRWFVLRNNKLYYYKNEKSLRPSGVLDLDIINMNLYYENGSTAKTKTDDCFLYCIQSRENKNHKKIQSYLTLNPKNTDIKFHLKGDDTEIYNWYQLLNNALCHKKVLNQPEFIFTDCNFWKIHRISVDVFESIADTGDIVLFRSDVTVARLQRIFTRGEYDHIGMILRNDRNNLFILEALSNTGIILTPWKLFKENKWNEIYSRLTLRRLTWDNSEENLQKLLSFLKDAIGKKYSLKIIDFIAPQFDDSSGYFCSELIGECWKVMGVIPEDTCCSYIFPSNFSEKLEDKIKLQSGCQLNNELLIDFSL; encoded by the exons atGGAAAAAACAGAAGAACACGAGTGCAATAATATTCCATGcgaaatatatgataag GATCATTTAGATTTTCGGGAtgattttcttttatgttCGACATGTCCTAACATTTCACCA TATCATAAGGAAGGATATTTGTCGAAGAAATTTTCCAATTCTTGGTGcggttttaaaaaaagatggTTTGTCTtgagaaataataaattatattactatAAGAATGAAAAAAGTTTAAGACCTTCTGGAGTCTTGGATCTAGATATCATTAATATGAATCTATAT TACGAAAATGGGAGTACCGCGAAGACTAAAACTGATGATTGTTTCTTAt ATTGCATTCAATCacgagaaaataaaaatcataaaaaaatcCAATCATATTTAACTTTAAACCCTAAAAATACCGATATTAAATTCCACTTAAAG ggtGATGATACAGAAATATATAACTGGTACCAATTATTAAACAATGCGCTATGTCACAAGAAGGTGTTGAATCAACcagaatttatttttactgaTTGTAATTTCTGGAAAATACATAGAATATCAGTTGACGTTTTTGAATCTATAGCCGATACAGGTGATATAGTTTTATTTag GTCTGATGTGACAGTTGCTAGATTACAAAGAATTTTTACGCGTGGTGAATATGACCACATAGGCATGATCTTAAGAAATGATAGAAATAACTTATTCATATTAGAGGCCCTCTCAAATACT GGTATAATCTTGACACCTTGGAAActatttaaagaaaataaatggaATGAAATATATAGCAG aCTTACTTTGAGAAGATTAACGTGGGATAATTCAGAAGAAAACctacaaaaattattaagttttttaaaagatgccataggaaaaaaatatagctTGAAAATAATAGATTTTATAGCACCTCAATTTG ATGATAGTAGTGGGTATTTCTGTTCGGAACTCATAGGAGAGTGCTGGAAG GTAATGGGTGTTATACCTGAGGACACATGTTGTAGTTATATATTTCCAA gTAATTTTTCTGAAAAACTAGAAGACAAAATTAAGTTACAATCAGGATGtcaattaaataatgaacTTCTTATAGATTTCAGTTTATag